TCTTGTGCATATAACTAACGAAACGTGGCTAGGTCGGCCGAAACTGAGGTGTGTAGATGGAAACAATCTCTCGATGCATATATCCCGTATGTCTGTATCGAGCTGGTGTTTATACTAGCTATGCTGCTACCTCTCAGAGATATGTATTTCTTCGTTAAGTAGCATTCTACGAGAAAGACGAATCCATACTGATTTTGTTCAACACATCTTTTTAACCCCATTTCCTCATCAACTACGGCCCATCAACTCGCAGCAATGTGTTTTGGCTGCCGCAGACTTGGCTTCGTGGAATCCTCTCCCACGCCAGAACCAGAAGACGAcggggaggacgaggagcagccgcagccgcagccacAGCAGTTTGGCAGGCCAGCGCGTCGAAAGAAGCTCGTACCGAAGCCCAAGACCATCGTTTACTCGGCGCCTAGCCATGACGGCATCCCGGCCTTCGTGGCATACTCAGTCCCTGCAGACAACCCGGACAATGCTGACCTGActggcgaggacgacgaagcgCCGCCACTCATCTGGGGCAAGGTCGCGTTTGAGATGTTAGGGAAGTCGGCGTTGATTTCCTCCTGATATAGGGTAAATATTCTCTATGAGCATTTCATACCCGACGGCGTATTCGATTTTAAAAGAGAGAAGGCTCGTGAACGAAGAGAAGACGATGGAGTGGACTTTCCAACGCAGACTAGACCCTTTGCTCGCCTTTACCGTCGGGCAGAGTCGCCAGCCTAGAACTTGCTAACTTTGGAAGAGGTGGGCACGCTTCCTCACACTCGACCGGTCAGGAGGGTTTGGAAGTTCAAGGAGAAACACAGGCTTTGGGAGCTTGCTCAGCCCATTTGTTTCAGTCTGCATGTGTCGCGGAACAGCACGTGGGACTCTTCGAAGGAGTTGAGGTCCTGCAGGTTTCTGATGAGCGTCACGAGGGCCGACGACTGGATGTTGACGTTGAGGTCCGCCCACGCGATGAAGTAGCCCGTCGTGTCCACGCCCTTGATGTTGCAGGACACGGACTCATCGCAGATGTTCCAGCGGAACTGCTCGTTGACCGTGTGCCTGACCAGCTCGTActtggcgaggtcgaaaATCGGAGAGTCAGCCAGCTCATCCGCCCGATTCTCCAGCCGGCGAGGAACTGACTGGTTCCGGGACGGCTCTAGAGATACCGCCATGGCATACTTCCCGGGACCGCAGCTGGCAGGCATCTCGATGACAGTTCCTACGACTCCGTGGCCCTCGTGGATGACGCCGCAGTTGCTCATGTAGGAGCTGTCGACACGTCGACGTCTTGGTCGCAGCAATTTAGGAATCTCCAACCCTTCCAACTTCCCCAATGGCAATCCGCCacctgcttcttctcgcaCCGCCAAGCATTGGATGCCTGGGTACGAGTATGCAGTGGTGTGTATACCTGCGCCTTTGATCACAGACTGGCGCATCTCGACACGACCTGGCAGCACCTTGATCATGTAGCCAAGAAAATATAATGCACCTAAGGGCAGCGGCACAGCGCGGCCACCCGCGGACAGTAAGATCTCCCCCGCAGACCTTGACAAGTTACTTATTTGAAGGCCCTCGCAGGATGATTGAGTTGCTCTGTCTCGCATCACGCTCATCATCTCATCTCTCAACGTCTCTATCCCCACGCGATGCTGCTCGGCGCTCTTTTTGCCGGGCTATTCCTGGCGACGGCCAGTCAGGCCGTCCCTACAGCTACACGACGGGATCCCGAGGGGGTTGTCATTTTCAAGCGCGATTCTGTGCTGACCCCCCGCGAtctcgagctggccgagatgcATGGAGTCAACCTGACTCAGAGTAAGTGACCAGCTGGCAACTCACCATGCTGGGGGCCAATTACTGATTGATCATGTCCAGTGTACAAACACTCGCTCCACAAGCGCGATGATGGAGACGACATCACC
This sequence is a window from Colletotrichum higginsianum IMI 349063 chromosome 8, whole genome shotgun sequence. Protein-coding genes within it:
- a CDS encoding glycosyl hydrolase family 18, which translates into the protein MSNCGVIHEGHGVVGTVIEMPASCGPGKYAMAVSLEPSRNQSVPRRLENRADELADSPIFDLAKYELVRHTVNEQFRWNICDESVSCNIKGVDTTGYFIAWADLNVNIQSSALVTLIRNLQDLNSFEESHVLFRDTCRLKQMG